Proteins found in one Salvelinus alpinus chromosome 11, SLU_Salpinus.1, whole genome shotgun sequence genomic segment:
- the LOC139533738 gene encoding fish-egg lectin-like — protein MRVTAAVLLVLCLLAVSHAWDCQEVVNIKNLMQIDAGLGQVVATDTSQIPYYLVGDKWIPLPGSLKHITVGPAGIWGVNKADSIYKYVAGNWVQAAGLLKQLDAGGEQFIVGANMDDTPFCLTRSATVGYKGPGSPLPWTGLPGAVKYYSCGPFGCWAVNKNDDIFLMSLNQDCQNNGWSHIEGKLSMIEVATDGSVFGVNSAGDVFTRDGITASKPEGTGWSNIPMSMRMGHVTYDLGRLWVVSKSGVTMVCTP, from the exons ATGAGAGTCACTGCAGCCGTCCTATTGGTCCTCTGTCTCCTGGCCGTCAGTCATG CCTGGGACTGTCAGGAGGTAGTAAACATCAAGAATCTGATGCAGATCGATGCAGGACTGGGGCAAGTGGTTGCTACGGACACAAGTCAAATCCCCTACTACCTGGTAGGTGATAAATGGATCCCCCTGCCTGGTTCCCTGAAGCATATCACTGTAGGACCAGCAGGGATCTGGGGTGTCAACAAGGCAGACTCAATCTACAAGTATGTGGCCGGTAACTGGGTGCAAGCTGCAG GCCTTCTGAAGCAGTTGGATGCTGGAGGTGAACAGTTTATTGTGGGGGCTAACATGGACGATACTCCATTCTGTCTGACACGTAGTGCCACAGTTGGCTACAAGGGTCCAGGCTCACCCCTTCCATGGACAGGATTGCCAGGAGCTGTGAAGTACTACAGTTGTGGACCCTTTGGGTGCTGGGCAGTCAACAAGAATGATGATATCTTCTTAATGAGT CTGAATCAAGACTGCCAAAACAACGGGTGGAGTCACATTGAAGGCAAGCTTTCCATGATTGAGGTGGCAACTGATGGTAGTGTCTTTGGGGTCAACTCTGCGGGTGATGTTTTTACCAG AGACGGCATCACAGCCAGTAAACCAGAGGGCACCGGATGGAGCAATATCCCAATGTCCATGCGCATGGGCCACGTGACCTACGACCTGGGCCGTCTTTGGGTCGTCTCCAAGTCTGGCGTCACCATGGTGTGCACACCTTAG